In Mytilus edulis chromosome 6, xbMytEdul2.2, whole genome shotgun sequence, the following proteins share a genomic window:
- the LOC139528891 gene encoding LHFPL tetraspan subfamily member 2a protein-like codes for MISPVLIIWAFLSVLVSGLTTYAFVQPVWLVGSNLLDTFGMISLCLSRTVFPGGSLKQECEFYGGYFNLGNLPSGAWQAACVLYGAGCVLLSCGAFLAVCTSCIPCDVVRTVTVMAGYVQFVAVLVMIAGLFIYPLGFGSSFIRQYCGSKSVMYQTYDCSIGWSFVLAITGTCLAMFCPVLSRFTDMKGRDIMP; via the exons ATGATATCACCCGTTCTAATAATCTGGGCATTCCTGTCAGTTCTGGTTTCCGGTTTAACTACGTATGCATTCGTTCAGCCTGTGTGGCTTGTTGGTTCAAATTTGTTGGATACGTTTGGAATGATAAGTTTGTGTTTATCAAGAACAGTATTTCCCGGAGGAAGCTTAAAACAGGAATGTGAGTTTTATGGTGGATATTTTAATTTGGGAAACTTGCCGTCTGGAGCATGGCAGGCGGCGTGCGTTTTATATGGAGCAGGATGTGTCCTACTTTCATGCGGAGCATTCTTAGCTGTTTGTACATCGTGTATACCATGTGATGTTGTTAGGACTGTTACAGTTATGGCGGGATACGTACAGTTTGTAGCAG TCCTGGTAATGATTGCAGGATTATTTATATATCCACTAGGATTTGGATCATCGTTTATAAGACAATACTGTGGATCTAAGTCCGTCATGTATCAGACCTACGATTGCTCTATAGGCTGGAGTTTTGTACTGGCTATAACAGGGACGTGCCTAGCCATGTTTTGTCCAGTTCTTTCACGGTTTACAGACATGAAAGGGCGCGACATAATGCCGTAA